A DNA window from Gemmatimonadaceae bacterium contains the following coding sequences:
- a CDS encoding M28 family metallopeptidase — MPISPRRFVASRLALVASCTLVALPALPALSIAQGAVRPDADPRIQKLVASVSPERLRAIVTKLESFGTRSTLSDTLSSTRGIGAARRWIYEEFKRSSPKLQVAFDRHPVAQGGRITRDVDVVNVMAILPGKSPRRVYISGHYDTVNLRGAMAAGSGGQPNHDVDAPGANDDGSGTALTMELARVFAESGIDFDATLVFITWAAEEQGLIGSMAHAQSLADAKGVVEANFNNDIVGTSLGGSGTVDAESVKIYSLGPEDSMSRSLARYIARVAAIYVPSHTIRLMAREDRFGRGSDHSSFTANNFPAVVFREANENYRRQHSADDKIEGMDFTYLAQNARVNAAGAASVALAPAAPVVLGERGQPLIGRGQSGYDADLKWSPASGAVAYKVYWRDAWANDWQRSQQVGNVTQFVLPNVSIDDYVFGVAAVGADGNESLVSAYVSPNRPMQRIKMYK; from the coding sequence ATGCCGATTTCCCCTCGCCGGTTCGTCGCGTCGCGCCTCGCACTCGTCGCCTCCTGCACGCTCGTCGCCCTGCCGGCACTCCCCGCGTTGTCCATCGCGCAAGGCGCGGTGCGCCCGGACGCCGATCCGCGCATCCAGAAGCTCGTGGCCTCGGTCTCGCCCGAGCGCCTGCGCGCCATCGTCACCAAGCTGGAGTCGTTCGGGACGCGCTCGACGCTCTCCGACACGCTCTCTTCCACGCGCGGGATTGGCGCGGCGCGGCGTTGGATCTACGAGGAGTTCAAGCGCTCGTCGCCAAAGTTGCAGGTGGCGTTCGACCGCCATCCGGTGGCGCAGGGAGGACGCATCACGCGCGACGTGGACGTGGTCAATGTCATGGCGATCCTCCCCGGCAAGTCGCCGCGGCGCGTCTACATCAGCGGGCACTACGACACCGTCAACCTGCGCGGTGCAATGGCGGCGGGGAGCGGTGGGCAGCCGAACCACGACGTCGACGCACCGGGGGCCAACGACGACGGCAGCGGAACGGCGCTCACGATGGAGCTGGCGCGCGTCTTTGCCGAGAGCGGAATCGACTTCGACGCCACGCTCGTCTTCATCACGTGGGCGGCGGAGGAGCAAGGGCTCATTGGCTCGATGGCGCACGCCCAGTCGCTGGCCGATGCCAAGGGTGTGGTGGAAGCCAACTTCAACAACGACATCGTCGGCACGTCGCTGGGCGGGAGCGGGACCGTCGACGCCGAGAGCGTGAAGATCTACTCGTTAGGCCCGGAGGATTCCATGTCGCGCTCGCTGGCGCGCTATATCGCCCGCGTGGCCGCCATCTATGTCCCGTCGCACACCATTCGCCTCATGGCGCGCGAGGATCGCTTCGGGCGCGGGAGCGACCACTCGTCGTTCACCGCCAACAACTTCCCGGCCGTCGTCTTCCGCGAGGCAAACGAGAACTACCGTCGCCAGCACTCGGCGGACGACAAGATCGAGGGGATGGACTTCACCTACCTTGCGCAGAACGCCCGGGTGAACGCCGCGGGCGCCGCCTCGGTCGCGCTCGCGCCGGCGGCGCCGGTGGTGCTCGGCGAACGCGGGCAGCCGCTCATCGGGCGCGGGCAGTCGGGATACGACGCGGACCTCAAATGGAGCCCCGCCAGCGGCGCCGTGGCGTACAAGGTCTACTGGCGCGACGCCTGGGCCAACGACTGGCAGCGCTCGCAGCAGGTGGGGAACGTGACGCAGTTCGTCCTGCCTAACGTCTCCATCGACGATTACGTCTTTGGCGTCGCCGCCGTGGGGGCCGACGGGAATGAGAGCCTGGTCTCGGCCTATGTCTCGCCGAACCGCCCCATGCAGCGCATCAAGATGTACAAGTAG
- a CDS encoding Type 1 glutamine amidotransferase-like domain-containing protein: MVSRPARSRRSAFALPLAALIICWPVAHALAQQPTPPTPKAGTPRVGPPRGTVIVVGGGTMGPEIYRAFIDAAGGNESLLVTVPNAGGGDAYPQDGPSTRGWKQAGATKVHTYFTKDRTVADADSFVAVLQRAGGIWFEGGRQFRLVDAYGGTRSEAAFNAVLARGGVVGGSSAGASILGDFLVRGAPSNNNYIMDFPGYQKGFAYLKGVGVDQHVVARERLADLADSIIPRYPQLLGISEDEGTAWVIRGDTGTIIGRSKAFVYNGRDANDAGKPFLTLYPGDVYDLGARRVMRRAYEGSAVTPAFIDALFARYRDSARGGATVLVARDGKVLADRAYGIAPQPRYMPETTVPQFALGEMSAIFGAVCEQLPEPPVRARPANDTAAAPAAAPAATPTTAASRAAPAALTPMQRCVTQRAAAPVGLHKTTANDAGEVQSSVDELYRVSLGLEHPPTYARTPATDAGAREPIDGARGWMADQYAGATRYRAFAAADGKRSAWVRIPSRRVTIIILTNDATADAAGMADAIAGKLLGTAR, encoded by the coding sequence ATGGTCAGCCGCCCAGCTCGCAGCCGTCGCTCCGCCTTCGCCCTCCCCCTCGCCGCACTCATCATCTGCTGGCCAGTCGCGCACGCGCTCGCCCAGCAGCCGACTCCGCCGACGCCCAAGGCGGGAACGCCTCGCGTCGGACCACCGCGCGGGACAGTCATCGTCGTGGGGGGCGGCACGATGGGACCCGAGATCTATCGCGCCTTCATCGACGCCGCGGGGGGGAACGAGTCGCTGCTGGTCACGGTCCCCAATGCGGGGGGCGGCGACGCCTACCCGCAGGACGGTCCCAGCACGCGCGGATGGAAGCAGGCGGGGGCGACCAAGGTGCACACCTACTTCACCAAGGATCGCACGGTGGCCGACGCCGACTCGTTCGTCGCCGTGCTGCAGCGTGCGGGCGGCATCTGGTTCGAGGGAGGGCGACAGTTTCGACTGGTCGATGCATATGGCGGAACCAGGAGCGAAGCGGCCTTCAATGCCGTCCTCGCGCGCGGTGGCGTCGTGGGCGGTTCCTCTGCCGGTGCGTCGATCCTCGGTGACTTCCTCGTCCGCGGTGCGCCGTCGAACAACAATTACATCATGGACTTCCCCGGGTACCAGAAGGGCTTCGCGTACCTCAAGGGGGTCGGCGTCGACCAGCACGTGGTGGCGCGCGAGCGCCTGGCCGACCTCGCCGACTCGATCATCCCGCGCTATCCGCAATTGCTCGGCATTTCGGAAGACGAGGGGACGGCGTGGGTCATTCGCGGCGACACGGGGACCATCATCGGGCGCAGCAAGGCGTTTGTCTACAACGGCCGCGACGCGAACGATGCGGGGAAGCCGTTCCTCACCCTGTACCCGGGTGACGTGTACGACCTCGGCGCGCGGCGCGTGATGCGGCGCGCGTACGAAGGGAGCGCCGTCACGCCAGCCTTCATCGACGCGCTGTTCGCGCGCTATCGCGATAGCGCCAGGGGTGGGGCGACCGTCCTCGTCGCGCGGGATGGCAAGGTGCTGGCCGATCGCGCCTACGGCATCGCCCCGCAACCGAGGTACATGCCGGAGACGACGGTGCCGCAGTTCGCGTTAGGCGAGATGTCGGCCATCTTTGGCGCCGTCTGCGAGCAGCTCCCCGAGCCGCCGGTGCGCGCGCGTCCGGCAAACGACACCGCAGCCGCGCCCGCCGCTGCTCCCGCCGCCACGCCCACGACCGCGGCATCGCGCGCCGCCCCTGCGGCGTTGACCCCGATGCAACGTTGCGTCACGCAGCGCGCCGCGGCCCCGGTCGGACTGCACAAGACGACCGCGAACGACGCCGGCGAGGTGCAGTCCAGCGTCGACGAGCTGTATCGCGTCTCGTTAGGGCTGGAGCATCCGCCGACATACGCGCGCACGCCGGCAACCGACGCGGGGGCCCGCGAGCCCATCGACGGCGCGCGCGGCTGGATGGCGGACCAGTACGCCGGTGCCACCCGCTATCGCGCCTTCGCGGCGGCGGATGGCAAGCGCAGCGCCTGGGTGCGCATCCCGTCGCGCCGGGTGACGATCATCATCCTCACCAACGACGCAACCGCCGATGCGGCTGGGATGGCGGATGCGATTGCTGGCAAGTTGTTGGGGACCGCGCGCTGA
- a CDS encoding carbohydrate binding family 9 domain-containing protein, translated as MLQTPLVMTHRTRTARGLAARGPVARRLTARALRLACAASVAATSLQAQGGAASRDLSRYTDPTSHVARAARLQGPAPHIDGALDEAAWNAALPIRDFVQKVPIEGNAPTVATEVRILYDDGALYVGARLMRPDPRAIRRSVTRRDGESDAEVFTVSLDPYFDRRTAYAFSISSGGVRGDAYHAQDSEDSGREPQYDPIWVARARVDSAGWTAELRIPFSQVRYNAAAQQVWGLQLTRYIADKAERLQWVLIPVDAAGYASRFGRLEGIGGIPPTRRIELLPYVATEVTARSHVDARNPFDDRLGARAGADLKVGLGPNLSLDATINPDFGQVEADPAVVNLTAFEQVFEERRPFFVEGNELLTGRGQSFIGRPTWFYSRRIGAPPRGLVSDDFVDAPTNTTITTAAKVTGRLARGLSLGALAAVTPREFARTYHVASDSFARIAVEPPSRFGVLRLQQEFGKQQSNIGMSFTTVNHALDQRGGLASLLVRDAVAGGVDWKLRYRQGMYEVTGWVGGSRVSGDAPALARLQRNSAHFFQRPDQDYVRYDSTRTALSGATASLRLDKNAGRYTLGGIQLSTRTPGFEINDAGQMRSGDDIDFNADIQLRDTKPNRYVRFYQFGTSTVAGWNYGGVRQYLRFNQTAQVTLHSFLRLNARGTLYVPSLSDDLTRGGPLIGTPAGYSVLGQVTSRANMPTTWNARTEYYRDAFEGWRWDLSTGIATRPAPQWQASVDPTYSRSVDMRQYVATRSGGGAATFGQRYIFAAVERSTLSARFRVNYALTPNFTIEGYAEPFAASGRFYEFGEVPAPRSDTLRVYGAPGSGTSVSRNADGSQSVTDGASTVALPALDFQRLSFRSNLVLRWEWLPGSTAFFVWQQNRGGQLLSGNLVRPNDLWDAVRADGDNFVVVKVSYWIGAR; from the coding sequence GTGCTCCAGACTCCTCTCGTCATGACACACCGCACGCGCACCGCGCGCGGGCTCGCCGCGCGCGGCCCTGTCGCGCGCAGACTCACGGCGCGCGCGTTGCGCCTGGCGTGCGCCGCGAGCGTGGCCGCGACCTCGCTGCAGGCGCAGGGGGGCGCCGCGTCGCGCGATCTGTCGCGTTATACCGACCCCACGTCGCACGTCGCGCGCGCCGCGCGGCTGCAAGGGCCGGCGCCGCACATCGACGGCGCCCTGGACGAGGCGGCGTGGAACGCCGCGCTCCCCATTCGCGACTTCGTGCAGAAGGTCCCCATCGAAGGGAACGCGCCGACGGTCGCCACCGAAGTCCGCATCCTCTACGACGACGGCGCGCTCTACGTGGGGGCGCGCCTCATGCGCCCCGATCCGCGGGCCATTCGCCGCTCCGTCACGCGCCGCGACGGGGAAAGCGACGCCGAGGTCTTCACCGTCTCGCTCGATCCCTACTTCGACCGGCGCACCGCCTACGCCTTCTCCATCTCGTCAGGCGGGGTGCGCGGCGATGCGTATCACGCACAGGACAGCGAGGACTCTGGGCGCGAGCCGCAGTACGATCCCATCTGGGTCGCACGCGCCCGCGTGGACAGCGCCGGGTGGACGGCCGAGCTGCGCATCCCCTTCTCGCAGGTGCGCTACAACGCCGCGGCCCAGCAGGTGTGGGGGTTGCAGCTGACGCGCTACATCGCCGACAAGGCTGAGCGGCTGCAATGGGTGCTGATTCCCGTCGATGCCGCAGGGTATGCGTCGCGCTTCGGACGTTTGGAGGGAATCGGCGGGATCCCGCCCACGCGTCGCATCGAACTCCTCCCGTACGTGGCGACCGAGGTCACCGCGCGCTCGCACGTCGACGCGCGCAACCCATTCGACGACCGGTTGGGCGCGCGCGCCGGCGCCGACCTCAAGGTGGGGCTGGGGCCCAACCTCTCGCTCGACGCCACCATCAACCCCGACTTCGGGCAGGTCGAGGCCGATCCCGCCGTGGTGAACCTCACCGCCTTCGAGCAGGTGTTCGAGGAGCGACGCCCCTTTTTCGTGGAGGGAAACGAACTGCTCACGGGGCGCGGGCAGAGCTTCATCGGGCGCCCCACCTGGTTCTACTCGCGGCGCATCGGCGCGCCGCCGCGCGGGCTCGTCTCGGACGACTTCGTCGACGCGCCGACCAACACCACCATCACGACCGCTGCCAAGGTCACCGGGCGCCTGGCGCGCGGCCTCTCACTCGGCGCGCTCGCCGCGGTGACGCCGCGCGAGTTCGCGCGCACGTATCACGTCGCCAGCGATTCGTTCGCGCGCATCGCCGTCGAGCCGCCGTCGCGTTTCGGCGTGTTGCGGCTGCAGCAGGAGTTCGGGAAGCAGCAGTCGAACATCGGGATGTCGTTCACCACCGTGAACCATGCACTGGACCAGCGCGGGGGGCTGGCATCGCTCCTGGTGCGCGACGCCGTGGCCGGCGGGGTGGACTGGAAGCTGCGCTACCGGCAGGGGATGTACGAGGTGACCGGGTGGGTGGGGGGGAGCCGCGTGAGCGGTGATGCGCCGGCGCTTGCCCGCCTGCAGCGCAACAGCGCGCACTTCTTCCAGCGTCCCGACCAGGACTATGTGCGCTACGACTCCACGCGCACCGCGCTCAGCGGCGCCACGGCGTCGCTTCGCCTGGACAAGAACGCCGGGCGCTACACGTTAGGCGGGATCCAGCTCTCCACGCGCACTCCCGGCTTCGAGATCAACGACGCGGGGCAGATGCGCTCGGGCGACGACATCGACTTCAATGCCGACATCCAGCTCCGCGACACGAAGCCCAACCGCTACGTCCGCTTCTACCAATTCGGGACGTCGACCGTGGCGGGGTGGAATTATGGCGGCGTGCGCCAGTACCTGCGCTTCAACCAGACCGCGCAGGTAACGCTGCACTCGTTCCTGCGCCTCAACGCCCGCGGGACGCTGTACGTCCCCTCGCTGTCGGACGACCTCACGCGCGGCGGTCCGCTCATCGGGACCCCGGCCGGCTACTCCGTGTTAGGGCAGGTGACATCGCGGGCCAACATGCCCACCACGTGGAACGCGCGCACCGAGTATTATCGCGACGCATTCGAGGGCTGGCGGTGGGACCTGAGCACCGGCATCGCGACGCGCCCCGCGCCGCAGTGGCAGGCGTCGGTCGATCCCACGTACTCGCGCTCCGTGGACATGCGGCAATACGTCGCCACGCGCAGCGGCGGGGGCGCCGCCACCTTTGGCCAGCGCTACATCTTTGCCGCGGTGGAGCGCAGCACCCTCTCGGCGCGCTTCCGCGTGAACTACGCGCTGACCCCCAACTTCACCATCGAGGGGTACGCCGAGCCGTTTGCCGCCAGCGGGCGCTTCTACGAGTTTGGCGAGGTGCCAGCGCCGCGCAGCGACACGTTGCGCGTGTACGGCGCGCCGGGGAGCGGGACGTCCGTCAGCCGCAACGCGGACGGGAGCCAGTCGGTCACCGACGGCGCGTCGACCGTGGCGCTCCCCGCGCTCGACTTCCAGCGCCTCTCGTTCCGCTCCAACCTGGTGCTGCGGTGGGAATGGCTCCCGGGGAGCACGGCCTTTTTCGTCTGGCAGCAGAACCGCGGTGGGCAGTTGCTCAGCGGGAACCTGGTGCGACCCAACGATCTGTGGGATGCCGTGCGCGCCGACGGCGACAACTTCGTCGTAGTGAAGGTCAGCTACTGGATTGGGGCGAGGTAG
- a CDS encoding S9 family peptidase: MRTSPVWTRPVLVLAVALAVAAAPRLELRAQPRPLAPVDLFALETASDPQISPDGQWIAYVRHWNDAMTDKQYTNIWQVKSDGSGHRPVTSGKTHDGSPRWSPDGTRLAYISDKGGSGQLYVRWTDTGESVAITSGAIPPSAPTWSPDGTRIAFSQFVPGAPLVVGTPLAPPPGATWQPPPKYTDALVFRFDGVGEVPVGYTHLFVIRADGGAARQVTKGSFNHGGVFGGGGIAWTPDGTELIAASRRRDNPDLELIEADLYAFNVNDGTMRQLTDRLGPDGEPAVSPDGKLIAWTGYDEKHLGYQNQLLYVMNRDGSGKRALSSKFDGSVSAPTWSADGKGVYVQYDVQGDTKVGYLTLDGALRPVAEHMGLGTMAYGGGSYSVSRAGSVAFTLSTPSVPSNVAVTASSPGATARQVTSLNAELLASRTLGTVEELWWESSKDKRKVQGWIIKPPGFDAKRKYPLILEIHGGPFANYGARFDDEKQLMAANGFVVLYTNPRGSTSYGEEFANLIHHAYPGDDFHDLNSGVDAVIAKGYIDEKNLFVTGGSGGGVLTAWMIGHTDRFRAALAFYPVINWE, translated from the coding sequence ATGCGCACCAGCCCCGTTTGGACCCGCCCCGTCCTCGTGCTCGCGGTCGCGCTGGCGGTCGCTGCAGCGCCGCGCCTTGAACTCCGCGCCCAACCGCGGCCACTCGCGCCGGTCGACCTCTTCGCTCTCGAGACGGCCTCCGACCCGCAGATCTCGCCCGACGGGCAGTGGATTGCCTACGTGCGCCACTGGAACGACGCGATGACGGACAAGCAGTACACGAACATCTGGCAGGTGAAGAGCGACGGGAGCGGACATCGCCCCGTGACGTCGGGGAAGACGCACGACGGCTCGCCGCGCTGGTCGCCCGACGGGACGCGCCTGGCCTACATCTCCGACAAGGGGGGGAGCGGCCAGCTCTACGTGCGCTGGACCGACACGGGCGAATCGGTGGCCATCACGAGCGGCGCCATCCCGCCGTCGGCACCGACCTGGTCGCCGGACGGGACGCGGATCGCCTTTTCGCAGTTTGTCCCCGGGGCGCCGCTGGTCGTCGGGACGCCGCTGGCACCGCCCCCGGGCGCCACGTGGCAGCCACCGCCCAAGTATACCGACGCGCTCGTCTTCCGATTCGATGGCGTGGGCGAGGTCCCCGTCGGCTACACGCACCTGTTCGTGATTCGCGCCGACGGCGGTGCGGCGCGGCAGGTGACGAAGGGGAGCTTCAACCACGGCGGCGTCTTTGGCGGCGGTGGCATCGCGTGGACCCCCGACGGCACGGAACTCATCGCCGCCTCGCGCCGCCGCGACAATCCCGACCTCGAGCTGATCGAAGCCGATCTCTACGCCTTCAACGTGAACGACGGGACGATGCGGCAGCTCACCGACCGCCTGGGTCCCGACGGTGAACCCGCCGTTTCACCTGACGGGAAGCTCATCGCCTGGACGGGCTATGACGAGAAGCACCTCGGCTACCAGAACCAGTTGCTCTACGTGATGAACCGCGACGGTTCGGGGAAGCGCGCCCTCTCGTCGAAGTTCGACGGGAGCGTGAGTGCGCCCACGTGGAGTGCCGACGGCAAGGGGGTGTACGTGCAGTACGACGTGCAGGGCGACACCAAGGTCGGCTACCTCACGCTCGACGGCGCGTTGCGCCCGGTGGCGGAGCACATGGGGCTGGGGACGATGGCGTATGGCGGCGGGAGCTACTCCGTGTCCCGCGCGGGGAGCGTGGCCTTCACGCTGTCGACACCGAGCGTGCCATCCAACGTGGCGGTCACCGCGTCGTCGCCAGGCGCAACCGCGCGACAGGTCACGTCGCTCAACGCCGAGTTGCTCGCCAGCCGCACGCTGGGCACCGTGGAGGAGCTGTGGTGGGAGTCGTCGAAGGACAAGCGGAAGGTGCAGGGATGGATCATCAAGCCGCCGGGCTTCGACGCGAAAAGGAAGTACCCGCTCATCCTCGAGATCCACGGCGGGCCTTTCGCCAACTATGGCGCGCGCTTCGACGACGAGAAGCAGTTGATGGCGGCCAACGGTTTCGTGGTGCTCTACACCAATCCGCGCGGGAGCACGAGCTACGGCGAGGAGTTCGCCAACCTCATCCATCATGCCTACCCGGGTGACGACTTCCACGACCTCAACTCCGGCGTGGATGCGGTGATCGCCAAGGGCTACATCGACGAGAAGAACCTCTTCGTCACCGGCGGGAGCGGTGGCGGCGTCCTCACCGCGTGGATGATTGGCCACACCGATCGCTTCCGCGCCGCGCTGGCCTTCTATCCCGTGATCAACTGGGAGT
- a CDS encoding DUF533 domain-containing protein, which translates to MTPQDAHTIIALAALAANADGTLGQEERVSIISAAEHLGLAADDPMLQGVMGGGGDVAQLAHRLSSDEARVAAYDVAAAVCHADGAPNAQESAFLAALSRELGAVAPSPDAAEGMGAAAQAASTPPAHPMGSDLDTFILDQAMLAGAAELLPHRFAAMAILPLQLRLVYQIGQRHGQQFDMAQAKDLLAVLGIGAMGHALEGVVRGVLGSVGRGLLGGLLGSATGAAAGVTVTFATTYALGHAAEQYYAQGRSLGSADLKALFTRFQGEANTVFPRVESRIRSLAAGSNLQSLLSGVMR; encoded by the coding sequence ATGACCCCCCAGGACGCCCACACCATCATCGCCCTCGCCGCCCTTGCCGCCAACGCCGACGGCACGCTGGGCCAGGAAGAGCGCGTGAGCATCATCTCGGCCGCCGAACACCTCGGCCTCGCCGCCGACGACCCGATGCTGCAGGGGGTGATGGGCGGCGGCGGCGACGTGGCGCAGCTCGCCCACCGCCTGTCGAGCGACGAGGCGCGCGTGGCGGCGTACGACGTGGCCGCCGCCGTCTGCCATGCCGATGGCGCGCCTAACGCGCAGGAGTCGGCCTTCCTCGCGGCGCTGTCGCGCGAGCTGGGGGCCGTGGCCCCATCGCCCGACGCCGCCGAAGGGATGGGGGCCGCGGCGCAGGCCGCGTCCACTCCGCCTGCCCACCCCATGGGGAGCGACCTCGACACCTTCATCCTCGACCAGGCGATGCTGGCCGGCGCCGCCGAACTCCTTCCGCATCGATTCGCGGCAATGGCCATCCTCCCGTTGCAGCTGCGCCTGGTCTACCAGATCGGCCAGCGGCACGGGCAGCAGTTCGACATGGCGCAGGCCAAGGACCTGCTCGCCGTCCTCGGCATCGGGGCAATGGGGCACGCGCTGGAAGGGGTCGTGCGCGGTGTGCTGGGGAGCGTGGGGCGGGGGCTGCTGGGGGGTTTGTTAGGCTCGGCCACCGGAGCCGCCGCCGGCGTGACCGTCACCTTCGCCACGACCTACGCCCTGGGACACGCCGCCGAGCAGTACTACGCGCAGGGACGTTCCCTCGGCAGCGCCGACCTCAAGGCGCTCTTCACGAGGTTCCAGGGCGAGGCCAACACCGTCTTCCCGCGCGTGGAATCGCGCATTCGGTCGCTGGCCGCTGGGAGCAACCTGCAGTCGCTGCTCAGCGGCGTGATGCGCTAG
- a CDS encoding transposase produces MAWSWEPWLARRTGGATEVEQATTLLAALHAEQPYHAGRCTIGADKGYASRPFRAVARGFGFTLHVAQPTRDRGHVLDRRTTRHAGYAVRQQRRKRIEEAFGGGKTVGLLRTLRHRGQPPVDGTFAFTVAAYSLVRLRTRMRADVCPA; encoded by the coding sequence ATGGCTTGGTCGTGGGAACCTTGGTTGGCCCGGCGAACGGGGGGCGCGACGGAGGTGGAGCAGGCGACGACGCTGCTGGCGGCGCTGCACGCCGAGCAGCCGTACCACGCGGGACGCTGCACCATCGGCGCCGACAAGGGCTACGCCAGCCGCCCCTTCCGGGCGGTGGCGCGGGGCTTCGGCTTCACTCTCCACGTGGCGCAGCCCACGAGGGATCGCGGGCACGTGCTCGATCGACGGACGACTCGACATGCGGGGTATGCGGTTCGCCAGCAGCGCCGCAAGCGCATCGAGGAGGCGTTCGGCGGGGGGAAGACGGTCGGCTTGCTGCGCACGCTGCGGCATCGCGGGCAGCCTCCGGTGGACGGGACCTTCGCCTTCACGGTGGCGGCCTACAGCTTGGTGCGCCTGCGCACTCGGATGCGAGCGGACGTGTGCCCCGCCTAA